Proteins from one Streptosporangium becharense genomic window:
- a CDS encoding dihydrofolate reductase family protein encodes MSQLLRVHCFNVSRDGFGAGEGQSLERPFGHAAPAPLWSWAGATASWVNRTEPGGTRGLDDYMTRDHTRNIGAEIMGRNKFGPQRGPWENHEWKGWWGGNPPFRTPVFVLTHHERPSFTLADTTFHFLNATAAEALACAKQAADGRDVRLGGGVATIREFVEAGLVDTMHIAVAPVDLGRGERLWGSPTDLLDRFHLETVPSPSGVTHLLFWRR; translated from the coding sequence ATGTCGCAGCTGTTGAGGGTGCACTGCTTCAACGTGTCGCGGGACGGATTCGGTGCCGGTGAGGGGCAGAGCCTGGAGCGGCCCTTCGGCCACGCGGCCCCCGCCCCCCTCTGGTCCTGGGCGGGCGCCACCGCCAGTTGGGTGAACCGCACTGAGCCCGGCGGCACCCGCGGCCTGGACGACTACATGACCCGGGACCACACCCGCAACATAGGAGCGGAGATCATGGGGCGTAACAAGTTCGGTCCCCAGCGTGGCCCCTGGGAGAACCACGAGTGGAAGGGATGGTGGGGAGGCAACCCGCCGTTCCGCACACCGGTCTTCGTGCTCACCCACCACGAACGCCCGTCCTTCACCCTGGCCGACACCACCTTCCACTTCCTCAACGCGACAGCGGCCGAGGCTCTGGCATGCGCGAAGCAGGCCGCGGACGGCCGGGACGTGCGCCTCGGCGGGGGAGTCGCCACCATCCGCGAGTTCGTCGAGGCCGGCCTGGTCGACACGATGCACATCGCCGTCGCGCCGGTCGACCTGGGCCGAGGCGAACGACTGTGGGGGAGCCCCACCGACCTGCTCGACCGCTTCCACCTCGAGACGGTACCGAGCCCCAGCGGAGTCACCCACCTGCTGTTCTGGAGACGCTGA
- a CDS encoding RNA polymerase sigma factor, with product MSASERLGDLLREQAPQVLGVLLHRYGGFEECEDAVQEALLAAAMRWPAEGVPESPRSWLVTVASRRLVDQVRSEQARRRREVTAAVRQAPDAGLAPAPGDESVGDHDDTLTLLFLCCHPALTPASQVALTLRAVGGLTTAEVARAFLTPEATMAPRISRAKQRIKAVGASFETPTAQEWAGRLDAVLHVLYLIFNEGYTAGSGPDLHRGELTAEAIRLTRMVHRSLPDDGEVAALLALMLLTDARRAARTGPDGTLIPLAEQDRSRWDAAMAEEGTALVTGAISASPLGPYQLQAAIAALHVQAPRAEDTDWEQIRILYGILTRIAPNPMVTLNHAVAVAMTRGPRAGLELLETLDGDPRIARHHRLHAVRAHLQELAGEYTAARENYLLAARHTTSLPEQHYLLDRAGKLGR from the coding sequence GTGAGCGCGTCCGAACGCCTCGGGGACCTGCTGCGTGAACAGGCGCCGCAGGTCCTCGGCGTGCTCCTGCACCGGTACGGCGGGTTCGAGGAGTGCGAGGACGCGGTACAGGAGGCGTTGCTCGCGGCCGCGATGCGGTGGCCCGCCGAGGGCGTCCCGGAAAGCCCGCGGTCCTGGCTGGTGACCGTCGCCTCTCGCCGCCTGGTCGACCAGGTACGCAGCGAGCAGGCCCGCCGCCGCCGGGAGGTCACCGCGGCGGTACGGCAGGCGCCGGACGCCGGCCTCGCACCGGCTCCCGGCGACGAAAGCGTCGGCGACCACGACGACACCCTCACGCTACTGTTCCTGTGCTGCCACCCGGCGCTGACGCCCGCCTCCCAGGTGGCCCTCACGCTGCGCGCCGTCGGCGGCCTCACCACCGCCGAGGTGGCACGGGCGTTCCTCACGCCGGAGGCCACCATGGCGCCGCGGATCAGCCGCGCCAAGCAACGGATCAAAGCCGTCGGCGCCTCGTTCGAGACGCCGACCGCCCAGGAGTGGGCCGGCCGGTTGGACGCCGTCCTGCACGTGCTCTACCTGATCTTCAACGAGGGCTACACCGCCGGCTCCGGACCCGACCTGCACCGCGGCGAACTCACCGCGGAGGCGATCCGGCTCACCCGTATGGTGCACCGGTCCTTGCCGGATGACGGTGAGGTCGCCGCGCTGCTGGCGCTGATGCTGCTGACCGACGCCCGCCGCGCGGCCCGCACCGGCCCGGACGGCACCCTGATACCACTGGCCGAGCAGGACCGGAGCCGGTGGGACGCCGCCATGGCCGAAGAGGGCACCGCGCTGGTCACCGGCGCCATATCCGCATCCCCCCTCGGCCCCTACCAGCTCCAGGCGGCGATCGCCGCGCTGCACGTCCAGGCGCCGCGGGCCGAGGACACCGACTGGGAACAGATCCGCATCCTGTACGGAATCCTCACCCGGATCGCGCCGAACCCGATGGTCACGCTCAACCACGCCGTCGCGGTCGCGATGACCCGCGGCCCCAGGGCCGGGCTCGAACTGCTGGAAACCCTGGACGGCGACCCCCGGATCGCCCGGCACCACCGCCTCCACGCCGTGCGTGCCCACCTGCAGGAGCTGGCCGGCGAGTACACCGCCGCGCGCGAGAACTACCTGCTGGCGGCCCGGCACACCACGAGCCTGCCCGAACAGCACTACCTGCTGGACAGGGCGGGCAAGCTCGGTCGATGA
- a CDS encoding YciI family protein: MKFLLNLYLNAAGLPGQGPDHEEFLAAAGQTGELISAHALADPSISAVIRVRGGVVTVTEGPYLQTSDHVAGQYVVDCESRERAVELATLISNGQVGGVELRPLMDSAGMEM, from the coding sequence GTGAAGTTCCTGCTGAATCTCTACCTGAACGCGGCGGGCCTGCCGGGGCAAGGGCCCGATCACGAGGAGTTCCTGGCCGCGGCCGGGCAGACCGGGGAGCTGATCAGTGCCCACGCGCTCGCCGATCCCTCCATCAGCGCCGTCATCAGGGTGAGGGGCGGTGTGGTGACGGTGACCGAGGGCCCGTACCTGCAGACCTCGGACCATGTCGCCGGCCAGTACGTGGTGGACTGCGAGAGCCGGGAGCGCGCCGTGGAACTGGCCACCCTGATCTCGAACGGTCAGGTCGGCGGCGTGGAACTGCGGCCGCTGATGGACTCGGCCGGGATGGAGATGTGA
- a CDS encoding erythromycin esterase family protein — protein MDIKDTARPLDAAAVSAFLRSLPTEPLLLGLGEARHFVEELGELRNEIFRHLVEHEGYRSFTIESDCLKGLTVDDYITAGTGTLDDVMRHGFSHNFGASPANRELVRWMRAYNEQHDEKLRFFGFDGPLEYWAASPRQALTALHTLLNDPLPCTMETLDALLGPDDRWSNEATIMDPSQSIGQSTDAQRLRLLTDDLMALLDTQAPRLSTTDRERAALYGRTATGLLRYHHCMADPSPARWARLSALRDAMMAANLHAVAEHGPALVFAHNLHLQRNKSLMPLGDQLLEWWSAGAITQTRLGDRYAFLASALGTTGDDTPPPDTVEGILSTLPWDHSLIDAHRLAQTITKPAPRTSRDFAYFPLDPAQLDTIDGIVFLKQAVRLG, from the coding sequence ATGGACATCAAGGACACGGCCCGGCCACTCGACGCCGCGGCAGTCTCAGCGTTCCTGCGGTCACTGCCCACCGAACCCCTGCTCCTCGGCCTGGGCGAAGCCAGACACTTCGTGGAAGAACTGGGCGAACTACGCAACGAGATCTTCCGGCATCTGGTCGAACACGAGGGCTACCGGTCGTTCACCATCGAGAGCGACTGCCTCAAGGGCCTCACGGTGGACGACTACATCACAGCAGGAACAGGCACCCTCGACGACGTCATGCGACACGGCTTCAGCCACAACTTCGGCGCCTCCCCCGCCAACCGCGAACTCGTACGCTGGATGCGCGCGTACAACGAGCAACACGACGAAAAACTCCGGTTCTTCGGATTCGACGGCCCCCTGGAGTACTGGGCGGCGAGCCCACGCCAGGCGCTCACCGCCCTCCACACCCTCCTCAACGACCCGCTCCCCTGCACCATGGAGACCCTCGACGCACTCCTGGGACCGGACGACCGATGGTCCAACGAAGCCACGATCATGGACCCATCCCAGTCGATCGGCCAGTCCACCGACGCACAACGGCTGCGACTACTGACCGACGACCTGATGGCGCTGCTCGACACCCAAGCACCACGGCTGAGCACGACGGACAGGGAACGGGCCGCACTCTACGGACGCACCGCCACCGGCCTGCTCCGCTACCACCACTGCATGGCCGACCCGTCCCCGGCACGGTGGGCCCGACTGTCAGCCCTGCGGGACGCGATGATGGCCGCCAACCTACATGCCGTCGCCGAGCACGGCCCGGCCCTGGTCTTCGCCCACAACCTCCACCTGCAGCGGAACAAAAGCCTCATGCCACTCGGCGACCAACTGCTGGAGTGGTGGAGCGCAGGAGCGATCACCCAGACACGCCTGGGCGACCGGTACGCCTTCCTGGCCTCAGCCCTCGGCACGACCGGCGACGACACCCCGCCCCCGGACACCGTCGAGGGCATCCTCTCCACCCTCCCGTGGGACCACTCCCTCATCGACGCCCACCGCCTGGCCCAGACCATCACGAAGCCCGCCCCCCGCACCTCCCGCGACTTCGCCTATTTCCCACTGGACCCGGCCCAGCTCGACACGATCGACGGCATCGTCTTCCTCAAACAGGCCGTCAGACTGGGTTGA
- a CDS encoding YciI family protein — protein MKFLLIMHNNPQIWDALTEEERNEVMSGHGVFMETVRKSGEMIGTVALAAPSRSAVVKVRGGMPAVTDGPYLEAKEYLGGYYLVECDSRERALELAALIPDAGVEGLGIEVRPVVYAGTAED, from the coding sequence GTGAAATTCTTGTTGATCATGCACAACAACCCGCAGATCTGGGACGCGTTGACCGAGGAGGAGCGCAACGAGGTGATGAGCGGCCACGGCGTGTTCATGGAGACCGTCAGGAAGTCCGGGGAGATGATCGGCACCGTCGCGCTGGCCGCCCCGTCGCGGAGCGCCGTGGTCAAGGTCCGGGGCGGCATGCCGGCGGTGACGGACGGGCCCTACCTTGAGGCCAAGGAGTACCTCGGCGGCTACTACCTGGTGGAGTGTGACAGCAGGGAGCGTGCCCTGGAACTGGCCGCGCTCATTCCGGACGCCGGTGTCGAGGGCCTGGGCATCGAGGTGCGGCCGGTGGTCTACGCAGGCACGGCAGAAGACTGA
- the dapB gene encoding 4-hydroxy-tetrahydrodipicolinate reductase, with product MINVCFAGITGWTAPPIVTAIDQADDLTLTAGVSRSAAGKTLADTTGTNSDGSVHASVTEALQAAPVDVLVDYTSAAAVKDNVWTAVQAGVNVVIGSSGLTATDYEDLDRLARDHNVGVIAAGNFSIMATILRRAAALAAEHLHHWEIIDYASDTKPDVPSGTSRELAETLGAVRIPRPALPLADLHGPVEARGAEIAGSRIHSVRLPSFVVTTEIVFGGPGERLVMRHDPGTDPAPYVAGTLLAIRRVRETAGVRRGLDSLLFGDQPHN from the coding sequence ATGATCAACGTCTGCTTCGCCGGTATCACCGGATGGACCGCACCCCCGATCGTCACCGCCATCGACCAAGCCGACGACCTGACACTGACCGCCGGAGTGTCACGCTCAGCGGCCGGAAAGACACTGGCGGACACCACAGGGACCAACAGCGACGGCTCGGTACACGCCTCGGTGACCGAAGCACTCCAGGCAGCCCCAGTGGACGTCCTCGTCGACTACACCAGCGCCGCCGCCGTCAAAGACAACGTCTGGACCGCCGTCCAAGCCGGCGTCAACGTCGTGATCGGCTCCAGCGGCCTGACCGCGACCGACTACGAGGACCTCGACCGACTCGCCCGCGACCACAACGTCGGCGTGATCGCCGCCGGCAACTTCTCCATCATGGCCACCATTCTGCGCCGCGCCGCCGCCCTGGCCGCCGAACACCTGCACCACTGGGAGATCATCGACTACGCCAGCGACACCAAACCCGACGTACCCAGCGGAACCTCCCGGGAACTGGCCGAGACCCTCGGCGCCGTCCGCATCCCCCGCCCCGCCCTCCCACTCGCCGACCTGCACGGCCCGGTCGAGGCCCGTGGCGCCGAGATCGCCGGAAGCCGCATCCACTCGGTCCGGCTGCCCAGTTTCGTGGTCACCACCGAGATCGTATTCGGAGGGCCGGGCGAACGCCTGGTCATGCGCCACGACCCCGGCACCGACCCCGCCCCCTACGTCGCCGGGACACTCCTGGCGATCCGCCGCGTGCGCGAGACCGCGGGCGTGCGCAGAGGACTGGATTCCCTGCTCTTCGGCGACCAACCCCACAACTGA